The Candidatus Methylarchaceae archaeon HK02M2 DNA window AGAAGTGATCAAATCTAAGAACGATCGAGAAAGAAAGATGGATCCGAAAGGATGCTTTAAGATACTATTGGACAGAGATGAAAACGAGATCGTTACCATGTTTTATCCAAGCTACGATCTTAATGGATGCAGTCTGATCGTAAAAGGAAAGAAAGCAGAGGAGATTTACCATACATTGATAGAGCTAAATCTCGTTTCACTTTATGACCATGCCGCTTACATAGGTAGCGAATTACAGAAGGCTCAGATCGCCCTTAAGACTGGTAAAAATTATCTTCAAGATGCCCCTATTTTTAGTGAGTTGTAAAATTATTGGCTAAGTTTGGCATTGAATTCATACCTGCTTATGACTACTCAGAGATTACAAGATATGCTATATCTGCAGAAAAATCTGGATTTGAATATGTTTGGGTATCTGATCATATAAGGCACAGAAATGCATATTCGTGTCTTACTTCGATAGCCATCAATACGAAAAGGATAAAGATAGGGCCAGGCGTTACAAACCCATATCTCATTCATCCAATTGTTACAGCCCAAGCATTACTCTCATTAAATGAAATTGCTCGTGGAAGGGTTATATGTGGCATAGGTGTAGGCGATAAGACCGCTATGAGTATGCTTAATGTTGAGCAAAAAATGCCACTGAAGACAATGAGAGAGGCAGTCGAAATAATAAGGAGAATTACTACTGAAGAGAATATAACCTTCTTGGGAGAAATTTTTAAAGTCTATGGTGCTGGCTTTAGCTTTAAAGCAGAGTCAATTCCTATCTTCTTAGGTGCTCAAGGACCTAAGATGGCTAAATTAGCGGGTAAAATAGGAGATGGTGTACTTATCAACACTGCTCACACAAAGAATTTTCAAATAGCCCTAAAACATGTTAAGTCAGGAGTTAGTAGTTCTGATAAAGATATTGATTGTCTAGAGATAGCGGTGTTTACACCTTTATCAATATCCGAAGACAGTAGAAAGGCATTACTTGCAGCTAAGCCAATCGTGGCTCGTATAGTGGCTGGATGTTCGAAAAATATTTTGAAAATACATAATATAGAAATAGATGATGCTGTAAAAATCAGAGAATTAATATTGCGAGGTGATCGTGAATCAGCTTATTCTTCAGTCGATTTAAAAATGCTAGAAGCCTTCTCCATCTATGGCACTCCCGATGAATGTATTACAAAGATAGAAAGGTTCTTCGATCTTGGCACAAAGTCCTTCGTTGCAGTCATTCCTATGGAATCCGATGCCAACGAATCTATAAGATTGATGAAAGAAAAAGTTCTATCTTATTTTGAGAAAAGGTAAATTATGATATCCATTACCGTAAAAGGTATATAAAATGTCGACTAAAAATATTTTATCTGACCTGGGGTTCATAAAAAATTGTTTATTTGAAGCTATTATCTCCACATATGGATCTGACTGCATGCCGAATGCAGCCCCTATGGGAGTTATGACCGATGATATGCGACAATTGATAATTAAACCTTATACTAAATCTCAAACTTTCAAAAATATTCTTTTACGTAAATGTGCTGTAGTCAATCTATCCGCTAACCCAATAGTTTATTATGAGACAGCATTTAAAGATGTGAATCTTGATAATAAATTTTCATCTGAATGGTTCGAAAAATCTGATCTAATTGATGCTCCTAAATTAAAGAAATATGTTGACATATGTATCGAAGTGAACATAATAGGAGCAGAAGATATAGAAAAAGATAGAGCTAGATTTCTTTGCAAAATAGAAAAGATAGATTCTATTAGAAGCGCGTATCCAAGGGTTTATTGTCGAGCGCCTTTTGCTTTAATTGAAAGTATTATACATGCTACAAGAATCGAGGTGTTTTTATCCAATAAAGAAAAAAAGAGAGCAGAAGAATTGATTAACTTGGTAAAACTTTATGAAGCATTGATTAGGAGAGTAGCACCAGATACAGCTTATGTTAAGATAATGGCTGAAATTCTTTTAAGAATCGAAGCTTGGAAAATAAAATATAATTGTTTATAATGCTCAATGAGAAAATGACTCAATAATCCCCAATAAGCCACTTCATAGTTGCCCTATTCATTTTTCTAATAGTCGTCTTCATAATCTGCATCAAAGAGATGGGGATTGGAATAGCCACAAATGGCTCGACCCAAACTTCTTTAATTAACTGGAATTTTCATGATATCGTTAATATGAAAATTAGCATAATATCCAATTTAACATATGTCTTAAGTCCTGTTCCTTTATGACCACATCAGCGTACTTAATGCCTAATTTTTCATCTTTAGGGTCAAAAGCTATTCCTGTACCTGCTTCTTCTAACATACACCAATCACCTAAAGAATCTCCTATAGCAATACAATTAGATATTGGAATCTCCATTAAAAAAGCAAATTTTCTTAGAAAAAATCTTTTACATACCGAACGTTTGCACCCACAATTAACTTTTTCCCAACCCAAAGGCATAGAAATCTGTCCTGTTGCTATTCCTTCTTGAACCTCGAGTTCATTAGCAATATCAAAGTCCATATTGAATCTCTTAGCTAAGTAAGATGTAGCAATCGTATAGCTATCGCTTATTATCCCCATTTGATATCCACTCTGTTTTATCTTATTAATCGTTTCAAGAGCTCCTGTCATTAGTGGAATCTTCTTTACTGCTTCAAATATTTCTTTAATTTTATACCCAGCTAATTGCTTAGCTATAATCTTAGATTTTTCAAGGGGAGGTAATCTTTTATTGATGATGCTTTTTAAGTTCTCTAAAATTCCAAACTTTTCTCCAATGGAGTAGATAACTCTCCCATTTAGCAGTGTCCCATCCATATCAAAGACTACTAATTTAGATTTTTTATTAGATATTCGATTATCGATCATTTGCTTCAATTTTTATTTATTCACTTTTACGGAGTATGGATTTATTTAAGTTGAAAGATTCATAAATTACATTTTCTCTTTAGACCTTTTTAAAGAAATTATACCTTCTTTTAAAAGGAGTTCATAAATATTATTGACCTCGAATCTTGTTCCTAATCAATCATATTTTTTCTTCTACAAGATATATGGTTATTTCCTTTAAATAAGGAAGTGTCCATAGATTTTGAAACTATGGGATAATCCCTTGCTTCATCTTCCCCTCTTCTTCAGATCATGAAACAATACTTTTTTTCTAGATCTGACATTCACTAACTACATCTGTTAGTGATATAATTGTAGCTAAAGAGAGTATCGCTGATAAGATGCTGTAAATGGTAGATCGAAAAGGTATAGAAGGGCTATCAACGGGATTGAGGGTTAGTGGATATAGGAGGAGGGGTAGTGACATGTTGCCAAGAGACGATCATAGGGATAACGGAGGAGTATCAGGTATTCCTAGTTAGGTCTTAGAGTACCTTTTTTTAGTATTACTATATAGTCTACATTATAGTAAAAAAATGATTTTAAGAAAACATCATTCTCCCTGACCCTCCCTGACCATCCCCTACCGCCCTCCCTCATACTCCCTAGTCATCCTTAATTATCCCCTCCACCATACCTATCATGGATTCTTTTGAGCGCAAATGATGTGCTTGAAGATATTATTGAAGAACTTCTCTACTCATCCAGAGCTAAGGAAATTAAATTGTCATTGATATTATTAATTATTCTATGAAAAGTGAATGTAAAAACTTATTTTTTATTTTAAAATCTGTTTAGAAAAATTAATATTTATGTTAATAAAATGGAGTTAAGAATCATGAAGGCACGTTTTTTTCTAATCTTATTATTATTGCTTAGTATGTTTATGGTGAATTTAACTTTTACAAGTGCCAATAATACGGTTAAAACTCAGTTATGCTTAGTTATAGACGGCTCATATAGTCTAAAGAATAATGAATGGAATTCTATTAAAGAGGCATTAGTAAGAGTAATAAATAATACAATGCCAAAAGACGGCTCATTTGAACTGACAATAGTTCAATTTGGTTACTCAAGTGCCGAAGGTTATGCGAAGACCGAAATTCCACCTACAATCATAGATAGCGACAATTATATGGCGATAGTTCAACAGGTTCTTTTAATAACTAAGAGCGATGGTAGAACTGCAACACCTGATGGATTATACCTTGGGTGGAAGGAAATCAGTAACTCTCCAAATTTTAAAACTGCTAATAAACAGGCGTTTAATTTAGCAATCGACAACGTACCTAATATAAGAAACTATAACGCGACAATCGATCTAGACGGAGACGGCATGATTGATGCTCGTGATGATTTGATAGCTGTCATTAACAATGCGGTAGGTGAAGGGCTTGATGAATTGGATATAGAAGGGATTAGTACGATAACCTATCCTATATCTGATTTAACAAGCGAATGGTACAAAAACTACGCTGTATATCCACAACCAGGAATATTGGCGCCACCCTTCTCAAAACCAGGATGGATCAGCATTGTTTCTAATACAACTGAGATAGTAAATACAATAAGCCAGATGTTGTACATTGAGCCAGAACCAGAGCCAGAACCAGAGCCAGAACCAGAGCCAGAACCAGAGCCAGAATATACCTGGGCACCTCCCGTTGAAGGGGCCTTGGCTGCAGGCGTTTTAACTGTTGGTATTTCAGGAATGACTTCATATATTGATATAAGTATTCTTTTACCTGACACTTTTAAAAGATGGTTGACTGTATTCATTTCTTCAAAGCGCAAGAAAATTATTGAAAATAAAGCCGATACTTCTTTTATGTTGACAAAACAAGAAATACTTTCTTTCGCTGTGTCTTTAACAGTCTTAACAATTACTTTTTCTTATGCTTGGGCAGAAACTTTAGACCAAATTTTTCTCATAATACCTACTATCCTAATGATAAGTATAGTTATTGAATTGGTCAGAAACATTGCTGTAGGAGTAGTTGCTAAAAGCCAAGGTGTCTGGAGTGAATACCGTTTATGGTACATGGGAATAGCCTCATTATTAATTTCAACATTTATCTTTAATACTCCTTTCTCATGGCCAAGTCAAATACGTCATCAATCGCGGAAGTTTACATTACGCTCACTAGGTTTGGTATCTTTGACAGCAGTATTTGTCCCATTTATCTTTGCAATTATTTTTTATACACTCTTTGTCTATGGCTTAACTTTAATTGGGAATGTCGGGCTAATAATAAGTCTTACATTCGCTCTCGTTTACATTATTCCAATGCCAGAAATAAACGGAAAGAACATTTACGATTATAGTAAAATAATATGGATAATTGTATTTACTGCAATCGTTTCTTTCTATATGCTCTGCTTACTTATATTGTAATGTGGTTTTAATGAAGTACATAATTAATTTAAGTTCATGGGGGGTGTGAATTACGCGTTCTTCCTACTGGCAATACTTAGGGGCTGTGTTAGTTGGGATTGGAGGATCATTATCCATTTCTGGCTTAATTGCTTATCTTTATTATTATGAACATAATTGTTTTGGCGCATGTATTATAAGCCATAGATATGGTCCATACTCTCTGCCAATATTTTTTATTGGTATTTGTGCTCTAATTTTAAGTATGGTGGCTTTCTATCTATTTAAAAGAAGTGATGAAAACAAAAATTTATTACTCCAAGAGTAGATATGAGATCATTAAAGAAGCTTTCCAGAATTACATATTTAGGAATTTAAGAAGTAGGCAGCTTAGGAGATAAGTAGGAATAATTTAGGCTTTTTTAATTGTATTTTTAAAAAAAACTCCTTGTTTGAAGTGTTGCCTCAGGAAAGTTGTTGTTAGGTTCAAAATCATATAATAAAAAACTTTATTAATCAACATTTTTTGCTTTTGTAAGGTGTAGCAATAAATATTGTTAGAAACCGGAACATATAATCTAACTACGATTAGAAGAAAGGGGAAAGCATCTTTTTTCTACCAAAGCATTCTACTAGGAAACTCCTCTTATGGATTTTACTCAAAATCATCTGAAGGTGCAGATTTTGATTAAAGCCGTATTGGCTTTAGAAGATGAAACAATAATAAATGGTTCTGGTTTTGGCTATCCTCGTAAAGTTTCTGGGGAAGTTGTTTTTAACACAGGAATGGTTGGTTATACTGAATCTTTGACTGATCCTTCTTATTTTGGACAAATATTAATTCAAACTTATCCTTTAGTTGGAAATTATGGTGTACCTTCATATTCAATTACTGATGAATTTGGAATCCCCCTGTATTTTGAGTCCAATAGGATACAAGTAAAAGGCTATGCGATATATTCATTAGCCCAAAATCCAAGCCACTGGTCATACAAAAAGACATTAAATGAATGGATGTATGAGCAAAAAATATCTTGCATTGAAGGCATTGATACAAGAGAGCTTACAAAAAAGATAAGAGTTAAAGGTACAATGCTTGGCATTTTAAAAATAGCAAAAGAGATCGATTACAAAGAAATTATGACAGAATTAGGAAATATTGAAGACCCTAATAAGCGAGATTTGGTAAGAGAAGTTACAATAAAAAAACCGATCGAATATAACTTCGGAAGATCGATAAAAATTGTTATGATCGATTGTGGTACCAAATATGGGATATTAAGAAATCTTTTAAAACGTAAAGTAGATGTTGTTAGGGTTCCTTATGATTATTCTGTTGAAAATATTTTAAAATTGAATCCATCTGGAGTTGTAATCTCAAATGGTCCTGGAGATCCGAAAAAATGTGAAAAGACTATAAAAACAGTTAGAGAAATCATAGAGACCAATATTCCTGTTATGGGTATCTGTCTAGGCAATCAAATTCTTGCCCTTGCAGCAGGCGCAGATACCTATAAAATGAAGTTTGGACACAGGGGTCAGAACCATCCTTGTATGGATGTATCTAATAAAAGGTGTTATATAACAACTCAAAATCATGGATATGTCGTCGAAGATGAAAGTTTAAAAGAAACTGGATTCGATATATGGTTCAAGAACGTGAACGATAAAACCGTAGAAGGTATAAAACACAAAAAGAAACCTGTATTTGGGATTCAGTTCCATCCTGAAGCATCACCTGGTCCTTATGAAACTGGGTCTTTATTCGATTATTTCATAGAAAAGGCGAAAAGATTTGGCAAAGTTTGAATGGATAAAAAAGGTTCTAATTTTAGGAAGTGGAGCTATAAAGATCGGAGAAGCTGGGGAATTTGATTATTCAGGTGCACAAGCGATAAAGGCTTTAAAGGAAGAGGGGATACAAGTTATACTTGTCAACCCAAATATAGCCACAATTCAAACTGATAAAAAATTTGTTGATAAAGTTTATTTTCTTCCTATTAATTAAGATTTTGTTGAAAAAATTATATAAAAAGAAACACAAGATCGAAAACTTTTAGTAAACGGCGGTCAAAATCAATTAAATTGTGGTGTAGAATTAGCTGAAAAAGGAATTTTAGATAATTGGAATGTAAAAGTCATAGGAACTGGAATAAGAGCAATAAAGATCGCAGATGATAGAGATTTCTTTAGGAAGACTATGATTGAAAATAGCATTTCAATACCTAGAAGTAAGAAGGCGAATTCTATCTCTGAAGCAGTGCGAGCAGCCGATGAGATAGGCTATCCAGTTATGGTAAGAGTTGCATATACATTGGGTGGACAAGGTTCTGGAGCAGCAAGTGATAAAGAAGAATTGATCGAAATCGCAACTAGAGGACTTGCTCATAGTAGAATAAAACAAGTTTTAATAGAAGAATACATCGGAAAATGGAAAGAAGTAGAATATGAAGTAATGAGAGACTGTAAAGATAATTGTGTAATTGTTTGTAATATGGAAAATTTCGATCCTATGGGAGTCCATACAGGCGACAGTATCGTCATTGCACCTTCCCAAACTTTGACTAACAGAGAGTACCATCTTTTAAGAATGATTGCATTTAAAGTCATAAGGGCTTTAGGAATTATAGGCGAATGTAACATACAATTTGCTTTAGACCCTAACTCTGAAAAATATAAAGTGATTGAAGTAAATTCTCGTTTATCAAGAAGTTCAGCCCTTGCATCAAAAGCTACCGGTTATCCCATAGCGTACATCGCTGCAAAACTTGCGATTGGCTATACTTTACCAGAGTTGACGAATAAAGTTACAGGGGTGACTACTGCTTGCTTCGAACCCGCATTAGATTACGTGGTAGTTAAAATACCCAGATGGGATTTCCAAAAATTCGAGGATGTAAGTAGAAAAATTGGAACGCAGATGAAATCTGTAGGAGAAGTGATGGCAATTGGTAGAACCTTTGAGGAAACTTTGCAAAAAGCAATCAGGATGCTTGATATAGATAAAGAATTGATGGATGTCGATGATATAGAAATTGGTAAGGATGATCTCTTCAATATTGAGATAATAGAATATGAATTAGAAAATCCTACAGATAAAAGAATATTTTTTATCATTAAGGCTTTACAATCTGGAATAGATATCAAAAGAATCCATAAGTTGACTGGAATTGATCCTTGGTTCTTGAATAAAATTAAAGGAATTATAGATTTTCAAGGATCATTGAAGAAAAAGTTAACTGCTGAAACCATAAAAAAAGCTAAACAACTTGGTTTTTCTGATAAAATGATTGGCAATATAGTTGATAAGAGTGAAGCAGAGATAAGAAAAATAAGAAAATCTTTTGGAGTAGAACCTGTTATAAAGCAAATCGATACACTAGCGGCTGAATGGCCTGCTATTACCAATTATCTATATCTCACCTATAATGGAGATGAAGATGATATAGGAATCTCAAAAAATAGCAAAGTTATTGTCCTTGGTTCTGGTTGTTACAGAATTGGTTCTAGTGTCGAGTTTGACTGGTGTTGTGTAAATATGGCTTGGGCTTTAAAAAGAAAGGGAATCGAAGAGGTCATAATGATAAATTATAATCCAGAAACTGTTTCAACGGATTATGATATTTTGGATAAATTGTATTTTGAAGAGTTGACTCTTGAAAGAGTTTTAGATATAACTGAAAAAGAGGGTCCAAACGGAGTAGTAGTAAGCGTAGGCGGTCAAATACCTAATAATTTAGCCATGAAACTAGTTGCTTATGGTATTGAAGTCTTAGGAACATCTGCTGAAGATATTGATAAGGCGGAGGATAGGTCTAAGTTCAGCACAATTCTTGACGAATTAGGGATAGATCAACCGAAATGGAGTAAATTGGAAACTATTGAAAAAGCAGAGGCATTTGCGAATAGGATAGGATATCCAGTATTGATAAGACCTTCATATGTTCTTTCTGGATCTGCAATGAATGTTGCTTTTGATAAAAAACAATTAGAGAATTACTTGAAAAAAGCAACTAAAGTATCAAAAGAATATCCTGTAGTTATTACAAAATTCATTACGAATGCCAAAGAAGTAGAAGTCGATGGAGTCTGTGATGGAAAAAACATCTTCATTGGAGCGATAATAGAACATGTAGAAAATGCAGGTATCCATTCAGGAGATGCTACAATGTCGATCCCTTCAATAAGTATTTCTGAGTCTGTCAAAGATATCATAAGGGACTATACCAGAAGAATTGCTAAAAGATTGAATATTCAAGGTCCTTTCAACATTCAGTATATAATAAAAAATGAAGATGTATATGTTATAGAATGTAACTTAAGAGCATCAAGAAGTATGCCTTTCGTCTCAAAAACGGTTGGTATTAATCTTATGGATGTTGCTGCAGATGCCATACTAGGAAAAAGAATCAAAGATGGAGAAGCTACAGCGAATAAGTTTGGGGTAAAAGTTCCTCAGTTCTCTTTCATGAGATTAGAAGGTGCAGATCCTATTACAGGAGTTGAGATGGTCTCAACAGGAGAGGTAGCTTGTTTTGGAAAGACCTTTGAAGAAGCCTTTTTAAAGGGTTTGATAGCAGGAGGTCTAAACATTCCTGAAAAAGGCGACTCGATTCTTATAACAGTAGGTGGAGATAAAGAAAGTTTAATTTCTATAGCAAAGAAATTTTCGGAAAAAGAATTTCAAATATATGCTACTCAACATACAGCAGAGGCTTTGATTAAAAATGATATAAATTGTGAAATATTGCACAAAGTAAGTGAAGAGAAAAAACCGAATATACTTGATTACCTAATTAATCAGAAGATAAAGCTGGTTATCAATGTCTTAAAGTTAAAAGGAGTTAAATCCAAGAAAGTATTAGATGATGACTATCTAATAAGAAGAAAAGCAGTAGAGTTTGGAGTTCCTGTTATCACAAATCTTGAACTTACAAACGCTTTAGTACATGCTATTAGATGATGGTCAAAAAAAGTAACAGATAGATCAAACAACAAAAAATAATCATACATTCCTTTTGTTGCTCAATTCATCCAATCTTTTATCGATAAAGGTTATCATTTTATTCAGCATACGAACAAGTCGTTGTGATTCTTGTCGCAATTTCTTTAAGGATATGATCCTTTCCTCAATCGAAGCTTTTTCGTTTAAAAGTAGCAGTTTTATGAATGGCATAGTAACTGTTGGTATTTCAACCTCTTCCATAATTTGAAGATCAGCAAGTTCTTTGAGGGTCCACTTCCTAATAGAGGAAGCTAATTCATAGTGTTTTTCTACTGCCTTCCTAAAAACATCTTTGCCCTTATCTGTTATGTAGTATATTTTCTTCTCTTCATGTTCCCATTCTCCATTTATGAGCTTTCTCTTTTCGAGTTCTTTTAGTGCTGGGTATATCCCCCCAGCAGTTGGAGCAATAATGCCTAGCGTAAATTCATTTATGCTTTTCATCAGCGAATAACCATGAGATGGACCTTTACTTAAAGTGAATAATATTGCAAGTTTTAAATAGCCCTTTTGCATCTGACTCTTCCAAAAGGAAGCTATTTCTTCTGTTGTGGAGTCCACCACATACACCTTTCTTAAATTATATGTATAATAGTTATATATATAAGATTCTGATATATACTAGATTATTATAATGGTGGGATTTGTTGTTTAAGACTTTAAGATTTTCATTCAGAATGGCAAAACGAAGTATTGGACGAAGGAAGTTCCGGTCAGCTCTAACCATACTGGGTGTTATCATTGGCATCGCAGCTATAGTTTCCTTGATGACATTAGGATATGGGATGAGGTATCAAATTGAAACAACTCTTAATGAGATGCTTGGAGCTGGTGTCATTATAAGCAGTAGAGACGGTAGCGCTGACATACCTGAATATGTTCAAGAGTATGTATTACAAGTACCTGGTGTAAATGCCTCTATACCTCTAATAATGACGATGGTATATATTGATGAGCAACCAACGATGATTGTTGGCATCGATCCGATTGAGGTAGCTAGTCTGTATCATGTAACTTATGAATATGGAAGGGGGTTGGAACCTGAAGAGGACGAATCAATAATTTTCACAAGCACAACTGCCAACAATCTAGAAATATCTGTCGACGATAAAATTACCATAAGTAGCACTGGATTGGGCGGGATTGGACAAACCT harbors:
- a CDS encoding 5,10-methylenetetrahydromethanopterin reductase; protein product: MAKFGIEFIPAYDYSEITRYAISAEKSGFEYVWVSDHIRHRNAYSCLTSIAINTKRIKIGPGVTNPYLIHPIVTAQALLSLNEIARGRVICGIGVGDKTAMSMLNVEQKMPLKTMREAVEIIRRITTEENITFLGEIFKVYGAGFSFKAESIPIFLGAQGPKMAKLAGKIGDGVLINTAHTKNFQIALKHVKSGVSSSDKDIDCLEIAVFTPLSISEDSRKALLAAKPIVARIVAGCSKNILKIHNIEIDDAVKIRELILRGDRESAYSSVDLKMLEAFSIYGTPDECITKIERFFDLGTKSFVAVIPMESDANESIRLMKEKVLSYFEKR
- a CDS encoding DUF447 family protein; amino-acid sequence: MSTKNILSDLGFIKNCLFEAIISTYGSDCMPNAAPMGVMTDDMRQLIIKPYTKSQTFKNILLRKCAVVNLSANPIVYYETAFKDVNLDNKFSSEWFEKSDLIDAPKLKKYVDICIEVNIIGAEDIEKDRARFLCKIEKIDSIRSAYPRVYCRAPFALIESIIHATRIEVFLSNKEKKRAEELINLVKLYEALIRRVAPDTAYVKIMAEILLRIEAWKIKYNCL
- a CDS encoding HAD family phosphatase — protein: MIDNRISNKKSKLVVFDMDGTLLNGRVIYSIGEKFGILENLKSIINKRLPPLEKSKIIAKQLAGYKIKEIFEAVKKIPLMTGALETINKIKQSGYQMGIISDSYTIATSYLAKRFNMDFDIANELEVQEGIATGQISMPLGWEKVNCGCKRSVCKRFFLRKFAFLMEIPISNCIAIGDSLGDWCMLEEAGTGIAFDPKDEKLGIKYADVVIKEQDLRHMLNWILC
- a CDS encoding VWA domain-containing protein; the encoded protein is MVNLTFTSANNTVKTQLCLVIDGSYSLKNNEWNSIKEALVRVINNTMPKDGSFELTIVQFGYSSAEGYAKTEIPPTIIDSDNYMAIVQQVLLITKSDGRTATPDGLYLGWKEISNSPNFKTANKQAFNLAIDNVPNIRNYNATIDLDGDGMIDARDDLIAVINNAVGEGLDELDIEGISTITYPISDLTSEWYKNYAVYPQPGILAPPFSKPGWISIVSNTTEIVNTISQMLYIEPEPEPEPEPEPEPEPEPEYTWAPPVEGALAAGVLTVGISGMTSYIDISILLPDTFKRWLTVFISSKRKKIIENKADTSFMLTKQEILSFAVSLTVLTITFSYAWAETLDQIFLIIPTILMISIVIELVRNIAVGVVAKSQGVWSEYRLWYMGIASLLISTFIFNTPFSWPSQIRHQSRKFTLRSLGLVSLTAVFVPFIFAIIFYTLFVYGLTLIGNVGLIISLTFALVYIIPMPEINGKNIYDYSKIIWIIVFTAIVSFYMLCLLIL
- the carA gene encoding glutamine-hydrolyzing carbamoyl-phosphate synthase small subunit, which translates into the protein MIKAVLALEDETIINGSGFGYPRKVSGEVVFNTGMVGYTESLTDPSYFGQILIQTYPLVGNYGVPSYSITDEFGIPLYFESNRIQVKGYAIYSLAQNPSHWSYKKTLNEWMYEQKISCIEGIDTRELTKKIRVKGTMLGILKIAKEIDYKEIMTELGNIEDPNKRDLVREVTIKKPIEYNFGRSIKIVMIDCGTKYGILRNLLKRKVDVVRVPYDYSVENILKLNPSGVVISNGPGDPKKCEKTIKTVREIIETNIPVMGICLGNQILALAAGADTYKMKFGHRGQNHPCMDVSNKRCYITTQNHGYVVEDESLKETGFDIWFKNVNDKTVEGIKHKKKPVFGIQFHPEASPGPYETGSLFDYFIEKAKRFGKV
- a CDS encoding PadR family transcriptional regulator; translated protein: MDSTTEEIASFWKSQMQKGYLKLAILFTLSKGPSHGYSLMKSINEFTLGIIAPTAGGIYPALKELEKRKLINGEWEHEEKKIYYITDKGKDVFRKAVEKHYELASSIRKWTLKELADLQIMEEVEIPTVTMPFIKLLLLNEKASIEERIISLKKLRQESQRLVRMLNKMITFIDKRLDELSNKRNV